Proteins co-encoded in one Saccharomyces mikatae IFO 1815 strain IFO1815 genome assembly, chromosome: 14 genomic window:
- the THI12 gene encoding 4-amino-5-hydroxymethyl-2-methylpyrimidine phosphate synthase, giving the protein MSTDKITFLLNWQPTPYHIPIFLAQTKGYFKEQGLDLAILEPTNPSDVTELIGSGKVDMGLKAMIHTLAAKARGFPVTSVASLLDEPFTGVLYLKGSGITEDFQSLKGKRIGYVGEFGKIQIDELTKHYGMKPEDYTAVRCGMNVAKYIIEGKIDAGIGIECMQQVELEEYLAKQGRPASDAKMLRIDKLACLGCCCFCTVLYICNDEFLKKNPEKVRKFLNAIKKATDYVLSDPVAAWKEYVDFKPQLNNDLSYKQYQRCYAYFSSSLFNVHRDWKKVTGYGKRLAILPPDYVANYTNEYLSWPEPEEVSDPLEAQRLMAIHQEKCRQEGTFKRLALPA; this is encoded by the coding sequence ATGTCTACCGATAAGATTACATTTTTGTTGAACTGGCAACCAACTCCATACCACATTCCAATCTTCTTGGCTCAAACCAAGGGTTACTTCAAGGAACAAGGTCTAGACCTTGCCATCCTAGAGCCAACCAACCCTTCCGATGTCACTGAATTGATTGGTTCTGGTAAGGTTGACATGGGTTTGAAGGCCATGATCCACACCTTGGCTGCTAAGGCCCGTGGCTTCCCAGTCACCTCTGTCGCTTCCTTGTTGGACGAACCTTTCACTGGTGTTTTGTACTTGAAGGGCAGCGGTATCACTGAGGACTTCCAATCTCTAAAGGGTAAGAGAATTGGTTACGTCGGTGAATTCGGTAAGATTCAAATCGATGAATTGACCAAACACTACGGTATGAAGCCAGAAGACTACACCGCCGTCAGATGTGGTATGAACGTCGCCAAGTACATCATCGAAGGTAAGATCGATGCTGGTATTGGTATCGAATGTATGCAACAAGTCGAATTGGAAGAATACTTGGCCAAGCAAGGCAGACCAGCTTCCGATGCTAAGATGTTAAGAATTGACAAGTTGGCTTGTTTGGGTTGCTGTTGTTTCTGTACCGTCCTTTACATCTGTAACGacgaatttttgaagaagaacccAGAAAAGGTCAGAAAGTTCTTGAACGCCATCAAGAAGGCCACTGACTACGTTCTATCCGACCCAGTTGCCGCTTGGAAGGAATACGTCGACTTCAAGCCTCAATTGAACAACGACCTGTCTTACAAACAATACCAAAGATGTTACGCTTACttctcttcatctttgttCAATGTCCATCGTGACTGGAAGAAGGTTACCGGTTACGGTAAGAGATTGGCCATTTTGCCACCAGACTACGTCGCCAACTACACTAACGAATACTTATCTTGGCCAGAACCAGAAGAAGTTTCTGATCCATTAGAAGCTCAAAGATTGATGGCCATtcaccaagaaaaatgtagACAAGAAGGTACCTTCAAGAGATTGGCTCTTCCAGCTTAA
- the PAU19 gene encoding seripauperin PAU19, translating to MVKLTSIAAGVAAIAAGASATTTLAQSDERVNLVELGVYVSDIRAHLAQYYLFQAAHPTETYPVEVAEAVFNYGDFTTMLTGIAPDQVTRMITGVPWYSTRLKPAISKALSKDGIYTVAK from the coding sequence ATGGTCAAATTAACTTCAATTGCCGCTGGTGTCGCTGCCATTGCTGCCGGTGCCTCCGCCACCACCACTCTAGCTCAATCCGACGAAAGAGTCAACCTGGTTGAGTTGGGTGTCTACGTCTCCGATATCAGAGCTCATTTGGCCCAATATTACTTGTTCCAAGCCGCCCACCCAACTGAAACATACCCAGTCGAAGTTGCTGAAGCTGTCTTCAACTACGGTGATTTCACCACCATGTTGACCGGTATTGCCCCAGACCAAGTGACCAGAATGATCACTGGTGTGCCATGGTACTCCACCAGATTAAAGCCAGCTATCTCCAAGGCTCTATCTAAGGATGGTATCTACACTGTCGCCAAATAG
- the SMKI14G0010 gene encoding uncharacterized protein, whose product MAAIREYTTASEVAKRMPRLDGLSVQELMDSKTRGGLTYNDFLVLPGLVDFPSSEVSLETKLTRNINLKTPFVSSPMDTVTESEMAIFMALSGGIGFIHHNCAPEEQAAMVRRVKNYENGFIDNPVVISPTTTVGEAKSMKEKYGFAGFPVTEDGKRNAKLVGVITSRDIQFVEDDSLLVQDVMTKNPVTGLQGITLSEGNDILKKTKKGKLLIVDDRGHLISMLSRTDLKKNENFPLASKSGSSKQLLCGASVGTMDSDRERLGLLVEAGLDVVILDSSQGNSIFQLNMLEWVKESFPGLEVIAGNVVTREQAANLVAAGADGLRIGMGTGSICITQEVMACGRPQGTAVYNVCEFANQFGVPCMADGGVQNIGHIMKALALGSSTVMMGGMLAGATESPGDYFYQDGERLKVYRGMGSIDAMQKTGSKGNASTSRYFSESDSVLVAQGVAGAVVDKGSIKKFIPYLYNGLQHSCQDIGCKTLTLLKENVQRGKVRFEFRTASAQVEGGVNNLYSYEKRLHN is encoded by the coding sequence ATGGCTGCTATTAGAGAGTACACGACTGCTTCGGAAGTTGCCAAGAGGATGCCTCGACTGGATGGTTTGTCAGTCCAGGAACTGATGGACTCCAAGACCAGAGGTGGGTTGACTTATAACGATTTTTTGGTCTTGCCAGGCTTGGTCGACTTCCCGTCCTCTGAGGTTAGCCTGGAGACTAAGTTGACCAGGAATATCAATTTGAAGACCCCGTTCGTTTCCTCTCCAATGGACACTGTTACCGAATCAGAGATGGCCATCTTCATGGCTCTGTCGGGTGGTATTGGTTTCATTCACCATAACTGCGCTCCCGAGGAGCAAGCTGCCATGGTCAGAAGAGTCAAGAACTATGAAAATGGGTTTATTGACAACCCTGTAGTGATTTCTCCAACGACCACGGTTGGTGAAGCTAAGAGCATGAAGGAGAAGTATGGGTTTGCAGGCTTCCCTGTGACGGAAGATGGCAAGAGAAATGCGAAGTTGGTGGGTGTCATCACTTCTCGTGATATACAATTCGTTGAGGACGACTCTTTACTCGTTCAGGATGTCATGACCAAGAACCCTGTTACCGGTTTACAGGGTATTACCTTGTCTGAGGGtaatgatattttaaagaaaaccaaaaaggGTAAGCTGTTGATTGTTGACGACAGGGGTCATTTGATATCCATGCTTTCCAGGACtgacttgaagaagaacgaaAACTTCCCGTTAGCTTCCAAGTCTGGCAGCAGCAAGCAATTGCTATGCGGTGCTTCTGTAGGCACTATGGACTCTGATAGGGAGAGACTAGGCCTGTTGGTGGAAGCTGGCTTGGACGTGGTTATCTTAGATTCATCGCAAGGCAACTCGATTTTCCAGTTGAACATGCTCGAATGGGTGAAAGAGAGTTTCCCAGGGTTGGAAGTCATCGCTGGTAACGTTGTCACCAGGGAACAAGCTGCCAATTTGGTTGCTGCCGGTGCGGATGGTCTGAGAATCGGTATGGGAACTGGCTCTATTTGTATCACTCAAGAAGTTATGGCTTGTGGTAGGCCACAAGGTACAGCCGTCTACAACGTGTGTGAATTTGCCAACCAGTTCGGTGTTCCATGTATGGCTGACGGTGGTGTTCAAAACATCGGCCATATCATGAAGGCCTTGGCGCTTGGGTCGTCTACTGTTATGATGGGTGGTATGTTGGCTGGTGCTACCGAATCGCCCGGTGATTATTTCTATCAAGATGGTGAACGATTAAAGGTGTATCGTGGGATGGGTTCCATTGATGCGATGCAAAAGACCGGTAGCAAGGGCAATGCCTCGACCTCTCGTTACTTTTCTGAAAGCGACAGCGTTTTGGTTGCGCAAGGTGTGGCGGGTGCAGTGGTTGACAAAGGATCCATTAAGAAGTTTATTCCGTATTTGTACAACGGGCTGCAACATTCGTGTCAGGACATTGGTTGCAAGACGCTAACTCTATTGAAGGAGAATGTGCAAAGAGGCAAAGTCAGATTTGAATTCAGAACGGCATCTGCTCAAGTGGAAGGTGGTGTGAATAACTTATACTCTTATGAAAAACGTCTACATAACTAA
- the SMKI14G0040 gene encoding pepsin-like aspartic protease has translation MQLFPLLSLALSLAYSQAVLGSSSDSYVRFPVQKLANVPGMGSQDVSNVFKRDDVLNSTLINAVGMYVVKVEIGTPPQTAYLQLDTGSSDMYVNDADSPYCVLMSYGSGYASTDNYELTATATELPSSTISSESYSTLCAYWGTFSVGNSSTFKYNDTQFDETYGDGTYYRGTYGTDVVSLGNITLESFSFGVANNTENQGGILGISLPAGENTHSLGGAYNTTPFEYENFPMALKSHGKIEKIAYSLFLNEPKAHFGSILFGAVDKSKYSGQLYTLPMLQAYDTLDSVSPGMFVTAQSVAVLNGDSGNKTVSKVRFPVLFDSGTTYSSLPTEVAHAIGKSFDGKYSSGDQGYTFDCSKVKDTLLSIDFGGFNISANISNFVTRTKDHCLLNIEAADSGFVLGDAFLVDAYVVFDLESHEVSIAQASFDDKKEEIEVISDRVPGAIRAPGYSSTWVYTPGSPIGTGDFYNVSWTSYSGYSEYQSLVATAVVSSSDSSGGSDSSSSSSSSSSRSAETTTEKHNAGDRLYQSSFPFSLASFLSYFLL, from the coding sequence ATGCAGCTGTTCCCTCTTCTATCGTTAGCGTTATCTTTGGCCTATTCTCAGGCTGTTTTGGGTTCTTCCTCAGACTCTTACGTCAGGTTTCCCGTTCAAAAGCTAGCAAATGTCCCAGGAATGGGCTCGCAAGATGTATCTAAcgttttcaaaagagatgACGTCCTGAATTCGACTTTGATTAATGCCGTAGGAATGTACGTCGTCAAGGTGGAAATCGGAACCCCTCCCCAAACCGCGTACCTTCAGTTAGACACTGGCTCTTCTGATATGTATGTAAATGATGCTGATAGTCCATATTGCGTATTGATGTCTTACGGGTCAGGCTACGCTTCGACCGACAATTACGAGCTCACAGCAACTGCCACCGAGCTTCCTTCTTCCACTATATCGTCGGAGAGTTACAGTACTCTTTGTGCCTACTGGGGCACATTCAGTGTCGGAAACTCCTCTACTTTCAAGTACAATGACACTCAGTTCGATGAGACTTACGGCGATGGTACGTATTACAGAGGCACGTATGGAACAGACGTTGTTTCTTTAGGTAATATTACGCTAGAAAGTTTTTCGTTTGGAGTGGCCAACAACACAGAAAACCAAGGTGGTATTCTGGGCATATCACTTCCTGCTGGAGAAAATACACATTCGCTTGGAGGAGCCTATAACACGACCCCctttgaatatgaaaacTTTCCAATGGCACTGAAAAGCCACGGAAAGATTGAGAAGATAGCATATTCCTTGTTTCTGAATGAACCTAAAGCACATTTCGGAAGCATCCTGTTCGGAGCAGTCGACAAAAGCAAATACTCGGGGCAGCTTTACACCCTGCCTATGCTGCAGGCTTACGATACCCTCGATTCAGTGAGTCCAGGAATGTTTGTTACAGCGCAGAGCGTCGCGGTTTTGAATGGCGACTCTGGAAACAAAACTGTGTCGAAGGTCCGATTCCCGGTGTTGTTTGATTCTGGTACCACCTATTCTAGTCTGCCTACTGAAGTTGCACATGCAATCGGTAAAAGTTTTGACGGAAAGTACAGTTCTGGCGATCAAGGCTACACCTTTGATTGTTCAAAAGTAAAGGATACTCTACTGTCTATTGATTTTGGAGGATTCAATATATCGGCAAACATATCCAATTTTGTGACACGGACGAAGGACCACTGTCTTCTGAACATTGAAGCCGCTGACTCAGGATTCGTGTTAGGAGACGCATTTCTTGTTGACGCATATGTTGTCTTTGACTTGGAAAGTCACGAGGTTTCTATTGCGCAGGCTAGTTTTGAcgataaaaaagaagagattgAGGTTATCTCTGACAGAGTTCCGGGTGCCATCCGAGCTCCCGGATACTCTAGTACGTGGGTGTATACACCAGGCAGCCCCATCGGAACAGGAGATTTCTACAACGTCAGTTGGACCTCCTATTCAGGGTATTCAGAGTATCAATCGTTAGTTGCCACTGCGGTTGTTAGTAGTAGTGACAGTAGCGGTGGTAGTGACagtagcagcagcagcagcagcagcagcagccgCTCAGCTGAAACAACTACAGAAAAGCATAACGCCGGCGATAGGCTCTACCAAtcatcttttcctttttctttggcttCTTTCTTATCTTATTTCCTCTTGTAA
- the SNO2 gene encoding putative pyridoxal 5'-phosphate synthase, which produces MSIVIGVLALQGAFIEHIRHVEKCIDENKDQYNAELSVIAVRDNNQLSKCDALIIPGGESTAMSLIAQRTGFYNDLHTFVHNPNKVIWGTCAGLIYLSQQLSNEADLVQTLNLLKVRVKRNAFGRQAQSSSRICDFSGFIPNCHDFPATFIRAPVIEEVLDPENVQVLYKLDGKDNSDQELIVAAKQNDNVLATSFHPELAETDTRFHDWFIREFVLRKLQ; this is translated from the coding sequence ATGTCCATCGTAATTGGAGTACTGGCACTACAAGGTGCGTTTATAGAACACATACGACACGTGGAAAAATGTATAGACGAAAACAAAGATCAATATAACGCAGAATTATCGGTGATTGCGGTGAGAGATAACAACCAGCTATCAAAATGTGACGCATTGATCATACCTGGTGGAGAGTCTACCGCAATGTCTCTTATCGCTCAAAGAACAGGGTTCTACAACGATCTTCACACGTTTGTGCACAACCCAAACAAGGTGATCTGGGGCACGTGCGCAGGACTGATATATCTTTCTCAACAGTTATCCAATGAAGCTGACTTGGTCCAGACGTTGAACCTGCTGAAAGTTAgagtgaaaagaaatgccTTTGGAAGACAAGCCCAGTCTTCCTCTCGGATCTGTGACTTTTCAGGCTTTATTCCAAACTGTCACGACTTCCCTGCAACGTTTATACGGGCGCCTGTGATAGAAGAAGTGCTGGATCCAGAGAACGTCCAGGTCCTATACAAACTGGACGGAAAAGATAACAGTGACCAAGAGCTCATTGTTGCGGCAAAGCAAAATGACAATGTTCTTGCCACATCATTTCATCCGGAACTAGCAGAGACCGATACGCGATTTCACGATTGGTTCATTAGAGAGTTTGTATTGAGAAAGCTGCAATAA
- the RPD3 gene encoding histone deacetylase RPD3 (similar to Saccharomyces cerevisiae RPD3 (YNL330C); ancestral locus Anc_3.8), whose translation MVYEAKPFDPITVKSSNKRRVAYFYDADVGNYAYGAGHPMKPHRIRMAHSLIMNYGLYKKMEIYRAKPATKQEMCQFHTDEYIDFLSRVTPDNLEMFKRESVKFNVGDDCPVFDGLYEYCSISGGGSMEGAARLNRGKCDVAVNYAGGLHHAKKSEASGFCYLNDIVLGIIELLRYHPRVLYIDIDVHHGDGVEEAFYTTDRVMTCSFHKYGEFFPGTGELRDIGVGTGKNYAVNVPLRDGIDDATYRSVFEPVIKKIMEWYQPSAVVLQCGGDSLSGDRLGCFNLSMEGHANCVNYVKSFGIPMMVVGGGGYTMRNVARTWCFETGLLNNVVLDKDLPYNEYYEYYGPDYKLSVRPSNMFNVNTPEYLDKIMTNIFANLENTKYAPSVQLNHTPRDAEDLGDVEEDSAEAKDTKGGSQFARDLHVEHDNEFY comes from the coding sequence ATGGTTTATGAAGCAAAACCCTTTGATCCGATCACGGTAAAATCAAGCAACAAAAGACGCGTTGCTTATTTTTACGATGCAGATGTTGGGAACTATGCGTACGGAGCAGGCCACCCGATGAAGCCACACAGAATAAGAATGGCACATTCTCTTATCATGAATTATGGTCTCTACAAGAAGATGGAAATTTACAGAGCTAAACCGGCAAcgaaacaagaaatgtgTCAGTTCCATACTGACGAGTACATAGATTTTTTGTCGAGGGTCACACCGGATAATTTGGAAATGTTTAAAAGAGAGAGTGTTAAGTTCAATGTTGGAGATGATTGTCCTGTCTTTGATGGTCTCTATGAGTATTGTAGTATATCCGGTGGGGGTTCTATGGAAGGAGCAGCTCGTCTAAATAGGGGCAAGTGTGACGTTGCTGTCAATTATGCAGGTGGTTTACATCatgcaaaaaaatcagaagCTTCCGGATTCTGTTACTTAAATGATATAGTACTGGGTATCATTGAACTACTACGATACCACCCCAGGGTTTTGTATATCGATATCGATGTTCATCACGGTGATGGTGTCGAAGAAGCGTTTTATACTACGGATCGTGTCATGACATGTTCTTTCCATAAATATGGTGAGTTTTTTCCTGGCACAGGTGAATTGAGAGACATTGGGGTGGGCACAGGAAAAAACTATGCGGTCAATGTGCCGTTGAGAGATGGTATTGATGATGCTACATATAGATCTGTGTTTGAACCAGTGATAAAGAAGATCATGGAATGGTATCAACCTTCTGCTGTTGTGTTACAATGCGGTGGTGACTCCTTATCGGGTGATCGTCTCGGTTGCTTTAATCTTTCTATGGAAGGTCATGCTAATTGTGTTAACTATGTGAAGTCCTTTGGTATCCCAATGATGGTTGTAGGTGGGGGCGGCTATACTATGAGAAATGTGGCAAGAACATGGTGCTTTGAAACGGGTTTACTAAATAACGTTGTTTTGGACAAAGACTTGCCGTACAATGAGTACTACGAGTACTACGGTCCGGACTATAAACTGAGTGTTAGACCTTCGAATATGTTTAATGTAAATACTCCAGAGTATCTTGACAAAATAATGACCAATATATTTGcaaatttggaaaacacAAAGTACGCTCCAAGTGTTCAATTAAATCACACACCGAGGGATGCAGAAGATTTGGGTGACgttgaagaagattctGCGGAAGCCAAAGATACGAAGGGCGGTTCGCAGTTTGCAAGGGATCTACATGTTGAACATGACAATGAATTCTATTGA
- the SNZ2 gene encoding pyridoxine biosynthesis protein SNZ2 — MSEFKVKAGLAQMLKGGVIMDVVTPEQAIIAERAGACAVMALERIPADMRKSGQVCRMSDPHMIKEIMAAVSIPVMAKVRIGHFVEAQILEALQVDYIDESEVLTPADWTHHIEKNNYKVPFVCGAKDLGEALRRINEGAAMIRTKGEAGTGDVSEAVKHITKIKAEIQQYKETLKNEADFAAKAAELRVPVELLKSTLEKGKLPVVNFAAGGVATPADAALLMQLGCEGVFVGSGIFKSSDPQKLAGAIVEATTHYDNPEKLLQVSSDLGDLMGGISIQSINEAGGKNGARLSEIGW; from the coding sequence atgtcaGAATTCAAGGTGAAAGCTGGTTTAGCCCAAATGTTAAAGGGTGGTGTAATCATGGACGTGGTCACACCTGAACAGGCCATCATTGCTGAAAGAGCAGGTGCTTGTGCTGTTATGGCCTTGGAACGTATCCCAGCCGATATGCGTAAATCTGGGCAAGTGTGCCGTATGTCAGACCCACACATGATCAAGGAAATCATGGCTGCTGTTTCGATTCCAGTGATGGCTAAGGTCCGTATCGGCCACTTTGTGGAAGCACAGATCTTGGAGGCACTACAAGTAGATTACATTGACGAAAGTGAAGTCTTGACTCCAGCCGATTGGACACACcacattgaaaagaataactaCAAGGTCCCATTTGTTTGCGGTGCCAAGGATCTCGGTGAAGCATTGAGAAGAATAAACGAGGGTGCCGCAATGATCCGTACCAAGGGAGAAGCTGGTACTGGTGACGTTTCCGAGGCTGTCAAGCACATCACCAAGATCAAAGCAGAGATCCAACAGTACAAAGAGACTTTGAAAAACGAAGCAGACTTCGCAGCAAAGGCCGCTGAATTAAGGGTACCGGTCGAACTATTGAAGTCTACACTAGAAAAGGGCAAACTGCCCGTGGTCAACTTTGCTGCCGGTGGCGTGGCCACTCCAGCTGACGCAGCTTTACTGATGCAATTGGGCTGTGAGGGTGTATTTGTTGGTTCTGGTATATTCAAGTCCTCAGACCCTCAAAAGCTAGCTGGCGCCATTGTTGAAGCGACAACACACTACGACAACCCAGAAAAACTACTACAAGTGTCCAGCGACTTGGGTGATCTGATGGGTGGTATCTCCATCCAATCAATCAATGAGGCTGGTGGCAAAAACGGCGCAAGATTGTCTGAAATCGGGTGGTAG
- the SMKI14G0020 gene encoding GNAT family N-acetyltransferase, with protein sequence MANINEFGQEVGADVDGWTTRVFPQEVVLKGNHCRLEPLDKEKHGLQLFSAYAKAGQRLWTYLPVGPFNNVDEYLQFIDELNETEDTVPYAIIHERTGCAVGTLCLIRIDEANGSLEVGYVVFSPELQKTVIATEAQFLLMKYVFDVLQYRRYEWKCDSLNGPSRRAAMRLGFKHEGTFRQVVVYKGRTRDTQWFSIIDKEWMNIRKAFEQWLDGENFEDGRQKRGLATIREGL encoded by the coding sequence atGGCGAATATAAATGAGTTTGGGCAAGAAGTCGGTGCAGACGTCGATGGCTGGACAACCAGGGTCTTCCCACAAGAAGTCGTCTTGAAAGGCAACCACTGTAGACTGGAACCGCTTGACAAGGAAAAGCACGGATTGCAGCTCTTTAGTGCGTATGCTAAAGCGGGTCAACGCTTGTGGACATATTTGCCTGTCGGTCCGTTCAACAACGTCGACGAATACCTACAGTTCATCGATGAACTtaatgaaactgaagaCACCGTGCCTTACGCAATTATTCATGAAAGGACTGGCTGTGCCGTTGGTACACTTTGCCTCATAAGGATCGATGAAGCCAATGGTTCGCTTGAAGTTGGATATGTAGTTTTTTCACCGGAGTTACAGAAGACAGTAATCGCTACTGAGGCCCAATTCcttttgatgaaatatGTGTTTGACGTTTTACAGTACAGGAGATACGAGTGGAAGTGCGATAGTCTAAATGGGCCATCCAGGAGGGCGGCGATGCGCCTGGGGTTCAAGCACGAGGGAACCTTTCGGCAAGTGGTCGTGTACAAGGGTCGGACTCGAGACACCCAGTGGTTCTCAATAATCGACAAAGAATGGATGAACATCCGTAAAGCATTCGAGCAATGGTTAGACGGGGAAAACTTTGAGGATGGTAGACAGAAGAGAGGATTGGCTACAATAAGAGAAGGCTTGTAA
- the AAD14 gene encoding putative aryl-alcohol dehydrogenase, producing MTDLFKPLSEPPTELGRLRVLSKSAGIRVSPLILGGASIGNAWSEFMGAMNKEQAFELLDAFYEAGGNCVDTANSYQNEQSETWIGEWMKLRKVRDQIVICTKYTGDYKKYEAGDGKSANYCGNHRRSLHVSVRDSLRKLQTDWIDILYIHWWDYMSSIEEVMDSLHILVQQGKVLYLGVSDTPAWIVSAANYYATSHGKTPFSVYQGKWNVLNRDFEREIIPMARHFGMALAPWDVMGGGRFQSKKAMEKRKRNGEDLRTFVGGPEQTGVEVKISEALSKVAEEHGTESVTAIAIAYVRTKAKHVFPLVGGRKVEHLKQNIKALSIKLTPEQIKYLESIVPFDVGFPTSLIGDDPAVTKKLSSLTSMSARITFED from the coding sequence ATGACTGATTTATTTAAACCTCTATCTGAGCCACCTACTGAGCTAGGACGTCTTAGGGTTCTTTCTAAAAGTGCTGGCATTAGAGTTTCTCCTCTCATCTTGGGAGGAGCTTCAATCGGCAATGCGTGGTCAGAATTTATGGGGGCTATGAATAAGGAACAGGCTTTTGAGCTCCTTGATGCTTTTTATGAAGCGGGAGGGAATTGTGTTGATACTGCAAATAGTTATCAAAACGAACAGTCAGAAACTTGGATAGGTGAATGGATGAAATTAAGAAAAGTGCGCGACCAAATTGTTATATGTACCAAGTATACTGGGGATTACAAGAAATATGAAGCAGGTGATGGTAAAAGCGCCAACTACTGTGGTAATCACAGACGCAGTTTGCATGTGAGTGTGAGAGATTCCCTTCGCAAATTGCAAACTGATTGGATCgatattctttatattcACTGGTGGGATTATATGAGTTCCATTGAAGAAGTTATGGACAGTCTGCACATCCTTGTGCAGCAGGGTAAAGTTCTCTACTTAGGCGTATCTGATACACCTGCCTGGATTGTCTCTGCAGCAAACTACTACGCTACTTCTCACGGGAAAACTCCGTTTAGTGTTTATCAAGGTAAGTGGAATGTATTGAACAGAGATTTTGAACGTGAAATAATACCAATGGCTAGGCATTTTGGTATGGCTCTAGCTCCATGGGATGTTATGGGGGGCGGAAGATTCCAGAGTAAAAAGGCAATGGAAAAGCGGAAGAGGAATGGAGAGGACCTACGTACTTTTGTCGGCGGTCCAGAACAAACAGGTGTTGAGGTTAAAATCAGTGAGGCATTGTCAAAGGTTGCTGAGGAACATGGCACTGAATCTGTTACTGCTATTGCAATTGCATATGTCCGCACTAAAGCAAAACATGTTTTCCCGTTAGtaggaggaagaaaagttgaacACCTCAAACAGAATATTAAGGCCCTTAGTATCAAGTTGACACCAGAACAGATAAAATACCTAGAAAGCATTGTTCCTTTCGATGTCGGATTCCCCACAAGCTTAATAGGAGACGACCCAGCTGTTACCAAGAAACTTTCATCCCTCACATCAATGTCTGCCCGGAtaacttttgaagattaA